CTGTTTGAATGCACTACTTGTGGAGTTGGTGAGTAAAATTTCCTGTACCTCACTTAAAGCACAGCCTAAAAGCATGTGTGGGGGGAAAAAGCGAATTATATATGTGTTAAAGGTATTATTTTCGTCATAACACGGTGCACTTCGGGGATTAAAAGTAGTGTTTTGTACAGCCTAGTTTCTGTAAGGACAACAAATATATGATCACCACCTAAACAAAGGCTTCATCCAAGTTAGACAATATTTTTGCTACCATATGACATATTTCACATGTCTGCATCTTGCATAATTTATGTATGAGATGTGACAATATGTACACTAAATTGCTTGCCATTGGCCAAACAGATGTGTGATTATAACAAAGCCATGTCAGAGACTGATTAATCCAGTGAggtggtgtttttttcttttcaaagcagCACTATTCAGTGGTCAACAAAGCAAAGTTGTTTAAGGGCTTATGAATTAGAGGAGGAGCATTCAGCTCTGGTTTACCATTTACTCTTGTTGAACAGTCACATATTGGCTGTAGAGCATGTTGATTTTTCTGTGACACGGGCACCTTTTGAAATGGAGAAAGAAATGAAGGTGTGATCATTTTCCTCTCGAGTTTTCACAGTGTAATCTGATCAAGTTAGAATAGGGCCTTTGTTAATCagagggaaagggaaaaaatatCCCCTTGGGCTAGAAGGGTTACTGTTGCAGTTCACTGGGCTTAACCTGCAAAAAACCTGcaattctctctctttcccacacacacacacacacacacacacacacacacacacacacacacacacacacacacacacacacacacacctttctgtGAATATATGCGTTTGACATGCTGCAATCACgcatttgtttttactgactGTATTTAAATGTACATGGCTGCAGATGATTTTGGCTGCGTGGACTTTAGTAGTAGCTGGCATTTGATCCCTGTGAGTATATCTGTGTGATGTTCTCCGCAAAAGAACATCAAAAGCCAAAAGCCTCTTCCCCATTCCTCATGCTTGGTGGTGGCTCGGTTGAGGGAAGTGGAAAGGTtagagaggcagcagcagcagcagcttgttgcccctctcctccctgtctcgCACGTCTTCCGTGCAGCACTGAGCAGATGAGACAATGCTGTAACTCAGCGGCTTCCAGAGATGCCTCAGGTGCCACAGCTAGGCTAGTGGCAGGTGGCGGAGTATTAATCATTAGGTCCAACACAAGACTCTGTCTCTGCCCACAGCTCTGATCTCTCATCTGCCTCTGATTGCCCTTGTTTACATAAGTCGGAGCATCATCAGTCAGGAAGTGATCTCACACTGTCATCTGTTATTTTCAGGCCTACAGTCTGCATGCAACAGTCACTTCATGATGTTGTCATAGCTTTAACATCCATTTGTTTTgccactgttttctgttttctgtttttgttaatAATGCATGCATAATGAAATATAGTAATCCTTAATTACCTAGTTAGGCCACATGacatctttctcctctcagtcaACCATTTATGATTTCTGCAATGTGCATTAATGCTGTAATTTGCTGAAGGCACTGAACTTTCACACAGTTGGCAGCGTGTCCTTTCATCTTTCCTTCATCCCATGTACTCGTCAGACCCATTTGGCTCTACTTCTGTATTTATTGAGAGAAGCTCATTGATTTCTACTTTCAGGAGAGTCCAGATTTTTTGAAAAGGCATTTCCTGGCAGGAGTTCCATATGGCTAATAGCATCTTCATCAAAAGGAGAAAATAGAGTAGGCTTTATGTTAAAGAgttctctgtgtcctcctcctcctcctcttcctcctcagatgAAGATGGACAGGAACGTTTCCTCCACCAAGGTCGCTGTCGGACACACTGCCCCCGGGGACTCTATCCTGACAGGGGTCACTATGCCTGCCTGCCCTGCATAGCCAATTGTGAACTCTGCACAGATGGCAACATATGTGCCAAATGTCGGGAACACTACAAACTCCAGAATGGGGTCTGCCAAACGGCATCCTGTGACATAGGTAAATATAAAGCAGAGCTTCGGAGTTGGCTGTAGCTTCAGAGAAAGACATTCAGGCTTGTTACGCTGGCTCTCTGTGTTTCAGGGCAGATGCAGGACCCTGATACAGGAGAGTGCATTGACTGTGAAATGGGATGCAAAACGTGTTCCACAGGTGAGTCACACATTCTCGATGTATCAGCATCATACTCTTCCTTCCCCAGTGCAAACTGGATCTGTAATATATATTGAAATACCGGTGATAACAGCACACAGTGCACCACAATATAAATTTAGCCATTACTGCATGAGTTTGCTCCTCCGCATGAATTCTAATTAATCACCTTTTCTCATTTGTACACAGAGGACCCTGAGATCTGCAACAGCTGTGTTGAAGGTTACTTTCTgtgagtttctttttttctcattttattgttCTCTTTTGTGCACTCATCTGGCTTTCTGTGTCCTCTGATACAAAATCAAATGCATTCCCGGgtattattttaacatttcataCTGAGGCTGCACCAAACAGTTATTTTAGATAGATTCATCTATTGTATTCCTGATTAATTGACAAATTGTttataaaatgtccaaaaatagtAAAACACATCCACTACAATTTCCTAGACACAAAGctgacatatttaaatgtttgtATGGTATTGTATTATTAACCTAATTTCACCTGGATTTCTGTTTACGCCAGTCTATCGCTTGGACCCTGTGTGCAACACAGGTTACAGAGCTAGAACAGACATCCAATTGTGTACTTTCCCCCCAAGTTTAGGCCTCCAGGTATTGTGTCAGGTTACCTCCCATTCTGTGTCATACAGTGTTACCTGAGCCTGAGCCACTAAAGAGTGGTCTGTTTCACAGAGATACCTAacagagtgtgtttttatgttgtgtgAGAcagcgaggagaggagagaaaaaagacagatagAGAGTACAAGTGGAAAGCATAGCCAGTAGCAGGTGTGATTATATAGGGTGCACCATCTTGACTTAACTGACTGCTGGTGTGaatcacagcagaggaaggCTGAAGGAAAATCCACCGCTTCACTGCACTCATCtccctttgctgctgttgcatAGGTGCACTGAGATAGCCTTTTTCTGTGAATCTACTTGTGTAACTTTTACTTTAATAGTAATGGTTTTAGAGATTTAGAATGACAGGTCATCTCAGTAatttctgtggctgcagcacttATTGCATCTACTGTGTGGAGTAAACACCAATAAAAGAAACCCAGTAGAGCACAGGGTGAACTGCAGGAATACGCTCACTGTGATGGACTGTGACAGTTTCCAGCACTTAAAGAAATTCCACAGCTGAGATTTTGCTAgtaatgaaaaatgttaaagTTAGACACCTTTGGCGTAGCTGTGAATAGGCCTTGCAGAGTATTGAAAAGAGTCACAGCATGATGGATGCTTGGTATTTATTGACATTTACCTCACTCTCTAAGGAACTGAGTGCAGcgaaaccaaaaaacaaaaatgctgtgATTCACTCttaatatttatattgtttattcAGCTCTCCTAACTTCAGGGACTatttacagcatgttttcacattttcttaacTAATTCAAAGAAACAGCTCTAAACAAAAGTTGCTTTGGAAATTCTGATGCTCTCTCCTGGAATGGATCGTCTAATATTTGCACAGAAGGATTCTTAAACGTCCCACAGATTCTTAAGTTGTGTACTGTTTCCAGGCCAGAGACAGGGCCTGGGCTGCACCAGCTGCTATTGTGAGTGAGTTGATGGATGCAGTGTGGCGCCTCCAGCTGTTCCTTTTCAAACAACCACCGCATCTTAGCACCAAATCCACGGCAACGCAGTAGGAAGTGCAGCTTGGGCTGTCAGTGGTCAGGTTCTCTCATGCAGGGAGGTGGCACAAGAGGCAGCAGAAGATGTTGTGCTATATAAGCTAGTGGTTTATTGCTGTTTAACGTGTTTTCATCTAGAGGGGTAAGTCTGTGACGTAGGAGCCATTCTTGCCTTAATGTTCTATGTGTGACATCTTTGCAACTCAATATCTCATCTCCTTTAGGCCAGATTTTTTTTAGGACAGCCATCCCATGTTTAATAGCTCAGATGAGCCCCGACGGACTGATAGGACAGGTTAATGACAGAAATCTCCCCTTGCCTCTGGGCTACAAATAAAACACCAATTAACTTTCTGCCTTGAGAAGAGAATAGAACCACGGTAAGCGTGAAGAAATCAGCCTacatgatgtttttgtctctgtttgccaTCCTTACTGATGTTTGAGTACACCTTTTGTCTGAGGACTGTATTGAAGTCAGggcagctgcaggtgtgctgtggactgacacagtgtgtgtttagcctcttgcatgtgttttgtattttctctgGTTTCAGTTCATCAAGCCGCAGACTCATCCATGTAGGCAAAGGCTGCCTGCAGCAACATTCTCCATTCACTGTAAAACTTTGAAAGTTGCCATTAAAACCCATTAGTTTTCATCTTTGATATTTCAATAGCTTTGTTCTGCATGTTTGCCTTAGAAAAAAGAGCCACTCCTTATCTGTGGTAGCTGTGGTAACAGCCAGTTTTGTCAACcttttttattgattgatttcaCACACATAGACCAAGCCTAGTTTTGATACTTTGAATGGTATTTGATTTTAGTTTTGCATTAaccttttatttcagtttcagacACCAGTGTCGCAGGCATTGCCCCCAGAGCACCTATGAGGACTGGGGCAGGGGTGTATGTCTGTCCTGTCCAGCACCGTGCACAGATTGCAGGAGTAACAAACACTGCCTTGCCTGCCAGCCTGGTTACTTCCTCAATGGTACCAGTAACAAAGAATTATCATTTCTGTGCATATTTTGCTTACTAGCAGTTTACTAAACGATTCATGAGCCTTTCATCCGATACAGAATTAGTAGAGTTTGTGTTTAATATATTCTTAAAACACTGTGTTAGAGTAATCAATCATTCTCGTTGAAGACTTGTGATGCCACTCTGAGTCTTCATTTGTGTTGCAAATGACGTACACGTCAGCAAATGTGTAACATGAGATATGCAAATATATGGTTTATGCAAACGAGGAGAGTGTAGTTAGGTTGTCTTCTCTGTGGGCATCTCAGTAAAGGCTTTGAGATTGTAAATAAAGCCTGTAGCTGTTAAAATGAGATTGGTAAGAACACTATCAATATTATTTGGACATGTCCAGGTACATATTTCATTGGCATGTGATTGTACATCATGTCAGACAGGAGCTATCATGGACAATCAGCTTATTCTCTTGTCTTCAACCACAAGGTCCTATTTCAAAATATCTAGGTCACTGTTTTGTGCCTGGACAGTTAGATTGAATTTGGAGAGGAATAGATCCCAGAAGAGCCGACAGAGGAGTTTCGGACAAAATGAAGAGATGAGCAGGTCTTTTCTGAGGCCACATCAGAGCCACTTGAAAAAAACGGATTGCATGCGCTAAACATTGTGTTTTGcaaatgactttttaatgttgTGCTCTTAAATGATTTATGTTTCAGCAACAGATTGTGATCAGGGCGTTCCTGCAAACGATAGCCTGGCTTTCAGTGAAACTTCCCTAAATAAATACTGGTTAAAAAAGAGCAGGATTGTTAATGGATATAATCTACTGTATTGTCGCTGCAGGGTTTTAAAAACTACCATTTGCTAATATGGATGAAGTCTTGTACTGATCTTCGCATCCCCTCTGTGCTCCTTTGCCCTGTTAGGAGGTGAGTGCATTAAACTGTGCCCACAGCAAACATTCAGTGACTCCAGCGGGTGGCGCTGTCAGCCTTGTTACAGCTCATGCCAGACATGCCATGGGCCTCATTCAACAGACTGTGACCTTTGTCTTGGTGGGAACCCTCCTGTACATGGGCAGTGCCCTCTGGCTAACTGCCCATTGGGACAGTACTATGACGGTAAGAGCAACAACCCTGTTGAGCTTTTATTTTTGGTTGTTAATTTCCTCATTTTGGTCAACTTTTCTGTCTAGAGAAGAGTAACTTTACAGGCATGTGAGTCCTGAACTGCACATGAGTATCAGGTGACAGTGGAGTCAGAGATTATACCGAATAACACAATACTTGACCGGTTGTGTCCCTGATTGAAATAATTGCTTTTCTCCTATTTGAGGTCAAAACAGAGGTCACTACAGTGTCCCTGGAATTCAGAGGGACTCAGTGTctcactcaaggacactttagcATGGTGGAACCTTGTCGCTGAGACGGGGGATTGCACCGTGCTGAAGGACCTCTAGGTTGAAGGACGGTCTCCTGCTCACTGTCACCCTGCTGCACATGTACTGCATCACTTTTCATTTGAGAGCCATTTTAGTGGAGCAATTTCAAAAGGCTCCTCTGCCTCAAGCACAGGGCTCTTCACCTGTTTCCCCTTTTGTGTCAACACCATTGGAATACAGTACTCCACTGCTGTCAACTATACAGGGTTATAAGGTCAATCACTTACATTTCTGCCCCATTGGTTTGAATATTTATATCTTTGTGTGGATCAGTCTGCTGTTGATTGTCAGGTGCACTTTTAATTTGCCAGGTCATTTTCTAAATTACCTACTGATGCCCATTGTTGATTTTGTAACCTTAAAGCAGTGGGTTGAATTGAGTTTTACATTGCAGTgcattgtatttgttttgcagtAACAGTAGCACTAACCACATACAGGTTTGAATCCAAGAGATGCCAGCAACGGTGTATGTTCCCACAATATCCAGTAATTTGGGGCAGGTTTCATACACACCAACGCACCGGCAACATAATATGACCTGCACTGTTCTCTGTCAGTGATGAGCAATCAGTGCCAACATCGTACTATTCATCACGCCCCATCTTTTATTTACAGCTTATTATGCTGCCTTCCAGCGGTGAAGATAGGTGGAACAGGAAATTCTCAACTTTCAGGTTTAACAGTATTAGATAACTGTCTTTGTGTTCAGTCAAATAATCTGTTTTGTTCTCTGAGGTAATGTTACTCTTTTCTGATTGTTTTAATTTCAGGGAAATATGGTGAATGTCACGCATGTGATGCATCGTGTAAGACCTGCTTTGGGCCTCAAGGACTGGAttgttcttcttgttttaaAGGTCCAATTCTTTACTTTCTTCAGCGATGACAATTCATTGAAACATCAGCACAGTTCTTATTGTGCATTGAACGTGCATTTTGTGTCACAGGATATTTCCTGGACCCAGAGAGTTCTTGTGTAATGCAGTGTCCATTCAGCTCCTATGCAAACTCTGCCACTCAGATGTGTGAGAACTGCTCCCCAAACTGTGAGGCCTGTGTGGACACCAGCGATAACTGCATCAGCTGTTCCAAAAGCAGCTATAAACTTTTTCTCCATGAGGGGCGGTGCTGGTCAAATTGCCCAGAGTAAGCAAATTGAATTAGCTGAGCCGTAGAAAGATGAAAAACCTTTGTAATGACGATGGGTTCTAGTTTACTGTATTAGCATCCTTATGCATTAACAAATCTCCTGACTATTTTCAGAGGTTTCTTTGAGACAGCAGAGGGGTCATGTGAAGCCTGTGATAGCTCCTGTCTGACATGTGATGGCATCAAGTCCCAGTGTCTGTCCTGTGCTGATGGCCACTATCTAGAGAGTGGTTCATGTAGACTCAACTGTTCACTGCGGACATACCCTGCAGATGATGGTACCTGCAGACGCTGCCCCCTCCACTGTGACGTTTGCTCAGATGACAGGACCTGTTTCAGTGAGTTATTAGCTCTGTGGGCAGTGGAGTTTGAAGAGGAAAACTATTCCAAGTGGatgacattttaaaaggaaTTGTAAGATATTGTATCACATCCTAAAATCTCCTGTTACAGCTTCACCAACTTCTCTCTATATCGTTTCAGAATGCAGTTTCCTCTACCTGATGCTGAACGGTGTGTGTAAGGCTAGTTGTCCCATGGGCTATTatgaggacatggaggagggCCGCTGTGGTCAGTGCCACCCCACCTGTGGCAGCTGTTCAGGGCCCCTGGCAGATGACTGTGAGACCTGCTCCACATTTAGCCCCAAACTCTATAAGGGTACATGCTCCAAAGACTGTCCCACCGGTACCTACTATGAAACTGAAGCTATGGAGTGTCAAGGTGAGCCTCTCAGTAAGTAAATATGACGGTTAGATTTTGAAGAAGCACTGACtatagataagataagactttattgatcctgcaCCGGGGAAGtttagttgttacagccagcaagtaaTATGCTATATATCCAATAAAATAATAGAAGGAGGAATGCCATGACATAAACTGTATTGGAAGTGATAAATTATAAAGGGGGGCACGGTGACATTTTGCCTACCAGTTTTGTGAAATTGAAATCCAGCACAACAAGAAGATTGTGCTTTGGCTTATGAAGGTTTAATATAACTGGTCGATCAGAAAAATCAGTTGTTGAACATACAGGTCATGAAAGTAGTGACgagacaacagcagcatcactgcCACGTATTGTCTGTACTGCTTAATGAGAATgaaatacagtatttatttgACATAATCATGTCATGTAATCATTTAAACTTGTTGGTAATCACAGCCACTTTTCTAAATGTGATGATTTAACCTTGACTCCGTCCGATATGTTTGATGTGTAGAATGTCACCAGACATGCATGAGCTGCTCGGGGCCAGACGCAAACCAGTGCACGCGGTGCGAGAAGGGACTCGTGCTGGATCCAAACACACTGTTGTGTGGCgtgacaggtgacacagacTGCCCACCGAGGACCTACCTACACGACGACCAGTTCACCTGCATGGGTTGCCACCGGCACTGTTACTCCTGTGAGGGACCGGGCAACGATCAGTGCCAGACCTGTGCCGTCCCCAAATACCTCCACAGTGAGCATTTTCCACCGCGATCAAGAGCATACACCGAAGGGATTCAGGGcgtaaaatgaacaaaaacagccGAGAAGCTTTTATCATGCAACCATATAGAGTAAAACTACAATCATATCAACTCTCCGGGGTCTTGATGACTTTTATGAAAGGAATGTTCTGGAGTGAAGGGGTGTTTTTGGTAACGTCAGTGGAGaacagcctctctgctgcaaAGCTACCACCAAACACCTGCATTTTTGAAGCTGAGCTACAAGGTTATTCTAGTAGTATTTTCACAGAGCACatgacttttcctctgtgtgccATTTTCCAGACAGCACTTGTGTGAGCGAGTGTCCGGCAGGTACGTACGACACACGGCAGGAGGCTGACGGAACAGAGCTGGGATTCTGTTTGCCTTGTGACCACGCCTGTTCCACCTGCACCGGAGCATCGGCCAGAGACTGCGTCACTTGTTTTCCCGGACACCTGCGCCTCCCTCATCTCTGTGTCACGCACTGTCCAAAAGGGTATAAAGGCGAAGCAGATCATTGTTCGGAACATGTTTCCTTTGTATTACACCGTGACTTCTTTTCAATTTACTGTTCGCTCTCCTCCCCACCCTTCATCcactgatgcaaaacaaaaaaccacaGAGCATaatgtgagtcagtgtgtttatATTTCTGTGGAATTTCTAAAGCAGCTTCCTCTGAAAACTTTTATTGTCAGTTGCATATGTGATGccaaatattttgataattaactgtgatttatatataaatattacaaGTTATTGTCTCTGCAACAATGGTTGTGGTTTCAGCCCACTGTTCAGGTTTCGGTGATGATCTTTTATTATTGTTGACCAACAATTGCCATTTATAACTTTCAACTTTCTTGTAAACCTTAAATTATGTGTCCAAGAATCAAAAATCTACACACATCTGCCTCTGAATATTAATAAATTTGTGCCTTTCTTCAGTTATTACAAAGAGGGCTCCCACTGTGAGAAATGTGACCAGTCCTGTGAGCTGTGTACAGGACCAGgacctgaatcctgcaggtccTGTTCACCTCCTCTTCTGGAGCTGCAAGGCACCAAGCTGTGTGTTGAGCGCTGCCCACACCGCTTCTATCAGCTCAATGACATCTGCAAACAGTGCCACACAAGTTGTCAGACCTGCACAGGTACAAATAAAGGAGCCATTACAGCTCTGTGATAATTGCTTTCTCAGTCATTATTGCTTGTTTTGCCAGCTTGTGCCAAATACCCACCTATGTATGTCTTTCCAATGTGTCAATATTAGGTTGAGGAATCAGGTTGTGTATGAATGTCTGTTTGCAGATTCCTCGCCTCAGGGCTGTGTGACATGTGACTGGGGAAGCACTCTAAAGAACAAAGTCTGCTATCCGCATTGTGAGGAGGGGCAATACTTTTCAGTTGAGGTGTGCGCTTAATTAGTAGTCATGTAGCACTGTGTGACAGTTCACTTACTGAGTTATGTAGCCAGGCCTGTTTAATATGATTGTTAAGTGAGTGTTAAAGATTTAATTGAATAACTTTGATAGAGACCTTTCCACATACTTCCTTTATTGTTGCTCAGTTTGGAATGAATAGACATAGATGAACTTTATTGTCCCTTAGTGAACGCAGGTGAACACTGAATGACATCTCTAttgcagcaggctcagcacagaAATACTTAGAATAGGAAATtaagtttttttgttgttcttttgtaCCAACACAAATAAGTGCAGACAGGTATTTACTGCAAATCAGAACAACAACAGATGCCAATTAAAAGCACATCTGTACAAACTTGCTGATTGGCCTAATTCCTGTGACTGGCATGTTTTCCTATTATTTAtccagtacaataatatgtgaTTGTACCACTGTAGGAAACCTGCGAGCCATGTGACAGCTCGTGTAGGCATTGCACCGGCCCCAGACCCGACCAGTGTCTGACCTGTCACGAGGATTCTGCTCTCCATGCTGTGGAGAACCGGTGTGCTCGCTGCTGTCATGCTGGAGGGAATGACACTGATTGCTGTGTTTGTGACAGCCGCTCAGGTCGAGACCCTTTGCATCTGACGACAGCATATGATTGTTTGGATGTGACCATCTACTaaaggcagtttttttttcttgttggtccagctctgtgtgtggaGGCCCCCCAACGCAAATCAGAAGGCCATCAGGGAACAGACCTGAATATGTCGTCTAGAGCGCTGAAGCACACCTCTGCTGCCTTGCCTGTTGTCCTGCTGCTTGCTCTGGGATTGGCTCTGGCTGTGTTTGCCTTGGTCAAGACCCATGCCAGAAAGAGGTTTTGCTGGAGCCAGAGCTATGAGAGACTGAGTGGCAGCGCCAGCATCAGCATGCCCCACGGCGTGCCCGAGCCGGACAGCGGGGACGAGGTGGATGTGGTGTACACCAGCAGAGGCGGGTCGGTGTATCGCCGCTACAGTTTTATCCACGAGCAGGATGCAGACCAGGATGTGGATGAGAGTACATGTCTCAATCAATCTTAGATTCATCCAGACCTGCGCTTACAGTAACTGAGGAATGTATTGTGGCTGCTCCCAAAATCCAGACTGACAGGTAAATTCCAACTAGTGTTTAGACGAGAATATAGTGGGGTTTTTGCTTCGGTTATGTTGCTTTTTGAGTTCTggtgtttattttattctacaAAGTGCCTGTATCTGTATAATGCACATTCTTAGATGAGGCATTTGAgaataaacagtgaaaaaaatacatatatatctgtatatgtatgtatattccACATATTTTTACTTGATATTAAATAGATATTTGTTAAAACAGTAACATGATCTTGTCTAATAACTGAAATCTGCATGATTTgttgtaaataaaaatataaatgaaataaaatctttTCCACTTGATGCCCACAGTGCACTTTGATATCCTGAGAATATTTGCTGGTCTAATTTTCAAACAATTGACTACATCATGAAGATAAGGTCACAGAGCGTCTGTATAAGCTACAGAAGTAGCATATGCTGATACCATGTGTACCGCAAGAACTCAGTGAA
This sequence is a window from Chaetodon trifascialis isolate fChaTrf1 chromosome 10, fChaTrf1.hap1, whole genome shotgun sequence. Protein-coding genes within it:
- the LOC139337852 gene encoding proprotein convertase subtilisin/kexin type 5, with translation MRSFAAFLIFVYGVGDIGCKPSPPCPSGQFLLKNQCVLCHPTCSECDGHELFECTTCGVDEDGQERFLHQGRCRTHCPRGLYPDRGHYACLPCIANCELCTDGNICAKCREHYKLQNGVCQTASCDIGQMQDPDTGECIDCEMGCKTCSTEDPEICNSCVEGYFLFRHQCRRHCPQSTYEDWGRGVCLSCPAPCTDCRSNKHCLACQPGYFLNGGECIKLCPQQTFSDSSGWRCQPCYSSCQTCHGPHSTDCDLCLGGNPPVHGQCPLANCPLGQYYDGKYGECHACDASCKTCFGPQGLDCSSCFKGYFLDPESSCVMQCPFSSYANSATQMCENCSPNCEACVDTSDNCISCSKSSYKLFLHEGRCWSNCPEGFFETAEGSCEACDSSCLTCDGIKSQCLSCADGHYLESGSCRLNCSLRTYPADDGTCRRCPLHCDVCSDDRTCFKCSFLYLMLNGVCKASCPMGYYEDMEEGRCGQCHPTCGSCSGPLADDCETCSTFSPKLYKGTCSKDCPTGTYYETEAMECQECHQTCMSCSGPDANQCTRCEKGLVLDPNTLLCGVTGDTDCPPRTYLHDDQFTCMGCHRHCYSCEGPGNDQCQTCAVPKYLHNSTCVSECPAGTYDTRQEADGTELGFCLPCDHACSTCTGASARDCVTCFPGHLRLPHLCVTHCPKGYYKEGSHCEKCDQSCELCTGPGPESCRSCSPPLLELQGTKLCVERCPHRFYQLNDICKQCHTSCQTCTDSSPQGCVTCDWGSTLKNKVCYPHCEEGQYFSVEETCEPCDSSCRHCTGPRPDQCLTCHEDSALHAVENRCARCCHAGGNDTDCCVCDSRSALCVEAPQRKSEGHQGTDLNMSSRALKHTSAALPVVLLLALGLALAVFALVKTHARKRFCWSQSYERLSGSASISMPHGVPEPDSGDEVDVVYTSRGGSVYRRYSFIHEQDADQDVDESTCLNQS